The window ACGATCATGTTCGGCCTCCGTGCGGTGTCGCCCGGCGATCCGGCGAGTCTGATGCTCGCGGAGGGCGCGACCCAGGAGCTGATCGAACAGGTCAGGCGTGAGGAAGGCCTCGACCAGCCGATCTACGTTCAGTACTTCGACTACCTGCAGGGGATCGTCACCGGCGACTTCGGCTACTCCTGGCAGTCGAACCGGGAGGTCGAGGCGATGGTCATCGAGCGGATCCCCGCGACGGTCGAACTCGCGGTGGCCGCGACCATCGTCGCGGTCGCCATCGCGATCCCGCTGGGCGTGATCTCGGCGACGCGGCGAAACCAGCCGTCCGACTACGGTGCGACGCTGTTCTCGCTGCTGGGCATTTCGACGCCGAACTTCTGGCTGGGTCTGATGCTGATCCTGGTGCTCGGCGTCTGGACCGGGGTCTTCCCGACCGGGCGTCGGCCGGTCGGACTCGGCGAAGCCGCGATGACGTTCGCCCAAACCGGGTCACCCGGCGACCTGTTCACGTGGCTGCGGTACATCACGCTCCCGGCGCTCACGCTCGGGACGTACTTCACGGCGCTCATCACCCGCCTCACTCGGAGCGGCATGATCGACGAACTCGGGAAACCGTACGTGACCGCCAGCCGCGCGAAAGGGCTGCCCAACGTGCTCGTCCGGTACAAGCACGTGCTCCGGAACACGATGATCCCGATCATCACCGTCCTGGGGCTCCAGATGGGGACCCTGATGGGCGGTGCGGTCATCACGGAGACGGTGTTCAACTGGCCCGGACTGGGCTTGCGGCTCATCGACGCGCTGGACACCCGTGACTGGCCGCTCATGCAGGGCATCATCCTGTTCATCGCAGTCGCGTTCGTGGTGATCAACATCGTCGTCGACGCGCTCTACTCGTACCTCAATCCGCAGGTGAGAGAATGATCTCGGACAGAGTCAAGTCGAACCTGAAACAGACGCTCTCGCAGAGTTTGCTCCCGAAGATCGGGCTGCTACTGCTGGTATCGATCGTCCTCATGGCGATCTTCGCACCGCTTCTGGCCACCCACGATCCGACGAGGACGGGGTACTACAGCGAACAGGGGTCGGAGTATCCGCCGATCGGCTACGAGTACACGACCCAGGTCGCATCGGAGGGTGAGATCGCCGAAATCACCGTCGAGCCGACATCCGAACACGTCCTCGGTACCAACAACGTCGGCCAGGACGTCTACTCGAGGTTCCTCTACGGCGCTCGAGTGTCGTTGTTGGTCGGGATACTCGGTACCACGATGGCGCTGGTGATCGGGGTGCCGTTCGGCCTCATCTCGGGCTACTACGGCGGCCGGGTGGACGACGGGCTGATGCGGATCGCCGACACCATGCTCGCGTTCCCCGCGCTCGTGCTCGCGCTGGCGTTGATCGGCGTGTTCGGCGAATCGCCGGTGATGGTCCCCGACCCGTTCGTCATGGCGGGACTCGCCGACGGGATGCCGGAGTCGATCCCCATCCCGGGTACCGTGACGATCGTCGTCGCGCTCGTGACCTGGGTGTGGTTCGCCCGCGTCGCCCGCGGGGAGGCCCTGTCGATCCGCAACGAGGAGTACGTGAAGGCGGCTCGGAGCTTCGGCACCAGCAACAGGACGATCCTGCTCAAACACGTCCTGCCGAACAGCCTCACGCCGATCATCGTCCTCGCGTCGATCCAGGTCGCGACCATCATCCTGATCGAGGCCTCCCTGGCGTATCTCGGCTTCTCCGGGACGACGCTGTCGTGGGGGTACGAGATCGAGCGCGGACAGGACGTCCTCAGGACGCGACCGTGGGTCGCGATGATCCCCGGCATCGGGATCGTCCTGGCCGTGATCAGCATCAACCTGCTCGGCGACTGGTTCCGCGACGCACTGGACCCGAACATCGAGGGTGAGGCGCGATGACAGAAACAGAAATGGACACGACGCCACGAAACACGAACGCGGAGGAGATCCTCCGCGTGAGCGGTCTCTCGACTCGCTTCTTTACGCAGGAGGGACAGGTAAACGCGGTCTCGGACCTCGATCTACGGATCGAACGCGGCGAGGTCTTCGGGATCGTCGGGGAAAGCGGCAGCGGTAAAAGCGTTACCGCCAGGTCGCTCATGGATCTGATCGAACCTCCCGGCGAGATCACCGAGGGGAAAATCGAGTACAACGACCCGGACCTGGCCGACGCGGTACGAGACGACTACCCCCAGGCCGTCGACGGGGAGTACGTCGACCTGCTCGAGGTTCCGGCGGACGTCCGCGAGTCGTTGCGCGGGACGTCGTTCAGCATGATCTTCCAGGACCCCGAGAGCAGTTTCAACCCGACGCTGACCGTCGGCGAACAGCTCGCGGAGGCCGTCGAGGTCCAGCGCCGCGCAAGTGCGCGGCCGCGATCGACGCGGGCCAAGACCCAGGACTACACGCTCACCTCCTTCGCCCTGTCGACGGTGCTCCCCTCGAGGGAGTACGTCAGCGAGGAGAGCCACGAGCGCGCCATCGAACTGCTCGAGATGGTCGGCATCCCCGACCCCGTCGAGCGGGCCGACGAGTACCCCCACGAGTACTCCGGGGGGATGCTCCAGCGGGCGATGATCGCCCAGGCGCTCGCCGGCGAACCCGACGTACTGGTCGCCGACGAGCCGACGACGGCCCTCGACGTAACGATCCAGGCGCAGGTGCTCGACCTGCTCGCCGACCTCCAGGAAGAAACCGGGATGACGATCGTCCTGATTACGCACAACCTCGGGGTCATCGCCCGCATGTGCGATCGCGTCGGCGTCATGTACGCCGGCGAGATCGTCGAGCGCGGCACCCTCGAGGACGTGTTCGACGACCACGTCCACCCCTACACGGAGGGGCTGCTCGGCTCGATCCCCGACCTCGAGGGGGCACGCGGCCGTCTGCAGCCGATCCCCGGCAACGTGCCGAGTCTCCTCGATTCGGAGATGGAAGATCGGTGTTACTTCGCCGACCGCTGTCCGAATGCCATGGAGGACTGTCTGGATCACCCGCCGGAGTACGACGCCGACGGGAGCGCGGACCACGAGGTCCGGTGTGTTCTCGCCGAACGGGACTACGAGGAGTCCCGGGCGTTGCCCGAGGGCTACTTCGGCGGGACGGAACGCCCCGCCGCGGACAAACACGCCGACCCCGACCGCACGGAGGAGGACGTCCAGCCCGAGCGGGCCGAACAACCGGTCGACGACTCCGGGGGTGATCGCCTGTGAGTTCGGACCTTTCGGACGCGACGGCAGCAGAGACGGCGGACGCCGTGAGCGAAGCCGACGGCGAGCAACCCCTCGTCCGCGTCGAGGGGCTGAAGAAGTACTTCTGGGAGAACGACTCCCTGATCGACCGTCTGCTCGGGGACGAGCCCGTCGCCGTCCGCGCGGTCGACGGCGTTAGCTTCGACATCCGTGAGGGCGAAACGCTCGGCCTCGTCGGCGAGTCCGGCTGCGGGAAATCCACCACGGGTGAGACCCTGTTGCGCCTGCAGGAGCCGACGGACGGTCGCGTCGAGTTCGACGGCGAGAACGTCTACGATCTCGACGGGAGCGAGCTAACCGACTTCCGGCGGTCGGCCCAGGTCGTCTTCCAGGACCCCTTCTCGAGTCTCGACCCGCGGATGACGATCGGCGACATCGTCCAGCAACCGCTCGACGTCCACGACGTCGGAACCGAAGCCGAGCGCGAAAAGCGCGTTCGCGACCTCCTCGAGCGGGTCGGGCTCTCGGTCGACCAGCTCGATCGGTTCCCCCACGAGTTCTCCGGCGGCCAGCGCCAGCGCATCGGCATCGCGCGGGCGCTCGCGCTCGATCCGGAGTTCCTCGTCCTCGACGAACCGACGAGCGCGCTCGACGTCTCCGTCCAGGCGCAGGTGTTGAACCTGTTGGACGAGTTGCAGTCCGAGTTCGACCTGACCTACCTGCTGATCAGCCACGACCTCTCGGTGATCCGCCACATCTGCGACCGCGTCGCGGTGATGTACCTCGGCGAGATCGTCGAGGTCGGTCCGGTCGAGGACCTCTTCGAGGATCCGAGACACCCCTACACGCGGGCGCTGCTCGAGAGCGTCCCGCGTGCGTCGACCGAAGAACAGGACCGCGACATCGAGACGCTGTCGGGCGACGTACCCTCGCCGCGGGATCCGCCCAGCGGCTGTCGGTTCCGCACCCGGTGTCCGAAGGTGATCCCGCCGGCCGACCTCGAGATCGAGCAGGCGGATTTCCGCGAGCTCATGGACCTCCGCGAGCGCATCGAGCGACGGGACGTCTC of the Halobiforma lacisalsi AJ5 genome contains:
- a CDS encoding ABC transporter permease: MISDRVKSNLKQTLSQSLLPKIGLLLLVSIVLMAIFAPLLATHDPTRTGYYSEQGSEYPPIGYEYTTQVASEGEIAEITVEPTSEHVLGTNNVGQDVYSRFLYGARVSLLVGILGTTMALVIGVPFGLISGYYGGRVDDGLMRIADTMLAFPALVLALALIGVFGESPVMVPDPFVMAGLADGMPESIPIPGTVTIVVALVTWVWFARVARGEALSIRNEEYVKAARSFGTSNRTILLKHVLPNSLTPIIVLASIQVATIILIEASLAYLGFSGTTLSWGYEIERGQDVLRTRPWVAMIPGIGIVLAVISINLLGDWFRDALDPNIEGEAR
- a CDS encoding ABC transporter permease, encoding MSLGKFLVRRILQGIFVIWGAITIMFGLRAVSPGDPASLMLAEGATQELIEQVRREEGLDQPIYVQYFDYLQGIVTGDFGYSWQSNREVEAMVIERIPATVELAVAATIVAVAIAIPLGVISATRRNQPSDYGATLFSLLGISTPNFWLGLMLILVLGVWTGVFPTGRRPVGLGEAAMTFAQTGSPGDLFTWLRYITLPALTLGTYFTALITRLTRSGMIDELGKPYVTASRAKGLPNVLVRYKHVLRNTMIPIITVLGLQMGTLMGGAVITETVFNWPGLGLRLIDALDTRDWPLMQGIILFIAVAFVVINIVVDALYSYLNPQVRE
- a CDS encoding ABC transporter ATP-binding protein — protein: MDTTPRNTNAEEILRVSGLSTRFFTQEGQVNAVSDLDLRIERGEVFGIVGESGSGKSVTARSLMDLIEPPGEITEGKIEYNDPDLADAVRDDYPQAVDGEYVDLLEVPADVRESLRGTSFSMIFQDPESSFNPTLTVGEQLAEAVEVQRRASARPRSTRAKTQDYTLTSFALSTVLPSREYVSEESHERAIELLEMVGIPDPVERADEYPHEYSGGMLQRAMIAQALAGEPDVLVADEPTTALDVTIQAQVLDLLADLQEETGMTIVLITHNLGVIARMCDRVGVMYAGEIVERGTLEDVFDDHVHPYTEGLLGSIPDLEGARGRLQPIPGNVPSLLDSEMEDRCYFADRCPNAMEDCLDHPPEYDADGSADHEVRCVLAERDYEESRALPEGYFGGTERPAADKHADPDRTEEDVQPERAEQPVDDSGGDRL
- a CDS encoding ABC transporter ATP-binding protein, with the protein product MSSDLSDATAAETADAVSEADGEQPLVRVEGLKKYFWENDSLIDRLLGDEPVAVRAVDGVSFDIREGETLGLVGESGCGKSTTGETLLRLQEPTDGRVEFDGENVYDLDGSELTDFRRSAQVVFQDPFSSLDPRMTIGDIVQQPLDVHDVGTEAEREKRVRDLLERVGLSVDQLDRFPHEFSGGQRQRIGIARALALDPEFLVLDEPTSALDVSVQAQVLNLLDELQSEFDLTYLLISHDLSVIRHICDRVAVMYLGEIVEVGPVEDLFEDPRHPYTRALLESVPRASTEEQDRDIETLSGDVPSPRDPPSGCRFRTRCPKVIPPADLEIEQADFRELMDLRERIERRDVSLETVGEDGQFEFEDGSVPERDVSAFVTALKDRLLDRDLPAEHDAVVEEALAELAASNWDAAAETLRAEYESVCERENPPLETPASWAGADVDSSEGEDHPVACHLYAESTRSAPEPDP